In the Uranotaenia lowii strain MFRU-FL chromosome 1, ASM2978415v1, whole genome shotgun sequence genome, tttagaagaacaaaaaacacgaaataaaattgagtctgaaattgtttttttaagaatatttcatatcaacataacatttgttatgacataaaagtttaaaaaaataattattcgtttcaatctcaatcttagttacacttcttaataaaaatccattctaaagacgagatagggtttttatatcaagttttgagttccaatacaaaaggttgattgaactaaaaattaaaatctacaatcaaagttagtttcaattcatgaacgtcaaataataTCTTAGatcaaaatgtctcaagccaagggtgattcatgccgaaattccgccggaggcgaaaaaaatttctgactgactgatcaagtaatttaccgtcactaccgtcaatattaacacgcgcaattcaaattactctttcattggtttattttcggtgaaaaaagtgacttttggtgataaaagtgaccatttttcggaaaatagtgactttagtgaccaaatgatgaaaaaagtgactttttagtgactgacccaaaaaaagtgaccaagtcactaaaaagtgactcgctaccagccctgcttGTTCCTTCAAactgtgatttttatttttcctcctAAATTTCATGAAGATTCGCGATGTTGAAAATTTGTCTGAGCGGTTGTCAAACACGTCTTCAAGCAAACGATGCTTGCTTTGATCtcctgtcacttcgactttgacctatcataactttttactctgatgttatttttttttcaaattttctgcgtaagatacATCAACTATTACactaaaattgaacaaaatttgaatttactaAAGACAATGTGGCCTGGTGTCTTGTCCGACCCAATCCCGGTAANNNNNNNNNNNNNNNNNNNNNNNNNNNNNNNNNNNNNNNNNNNNNNNNNNNNNNNNNNNNNNNNNNNNNNNNNNNNNNNNNNNNNNNNNNNNNNNNNNNNNNNNNNNNNNNNNNNNNNNNNNNNNNNNNNNNNNNNNNNNNNNNNNNNNNNNNNNNNNNNNNNNNNNNNNNNNNNNNNNNNNNNNNNNNNNNNNNNNNNNNNNNNNNNNNNNNNNNNNNNNNNNNNNNNNNNNNNNNNNNNNNNNNNNNNNNNNNNNNNNNNNNNNNNNNNNNNNNNNNNNNNNNNNNNNNNNNNNNNNNNNNNNNNNNNNNNNNNNNNNNNNNNNNNNNNNNNNNNNNNNNNNNNNNNNNNNNNNNNNNNNNNNNNNNNNNNNNNNNNNNNNNNNNNNNNNNNNNNNNNNNNNNNNNNNNNNNNNNNNNNNNNNNNNNNNNNNNNNNNNNNNNNNNNNNNNNNNNNNNNNNNNNNNNNNNNNNNNNNNNNNNNNNNNNNNNNNNNNNNNTAATACGACAACACTCAATTTTCCGCTTCAAATCGTCCTAGCAAATTATGTCATCAGAGCGACACACTATAATTTGTCTGCGGCTTGTCACTTTTCTGACGTACGACCTAAACGTATTAAGTGTTGTCCCCCTTGAGGTGATTCTCAGAACTCACCCCACAATACGATcgacaaaaaaggaaaattccaattgtttagaaattattttctcctcgaaactttttaataattcCTCCATTTGGAAAAAAGTGGAATAGATTATCAAATACATGGAGCTGTCGGAATTTTCCAAAGATTTTCTGCAACCAACGTCCAAAACGACATAAACTTTCTCAAAACGCCAAAGCgcacaaaaatatttatcagaAGCATTAACAAAGCATTCTGTTACAGTTTCCGTACAATGTTTGATGTACCTAAACTTATGTTCTGCCTTCATTCGTCTCATTCGACATTATTGGAAACCGAATTGAATTGTCGTCTTCCGGTTCAATTAGCCAGAAAACCGCAGATGTGACGCATGACACTGTACGAGGCGTCTGTCGTTTGACATGTTAATTTATTCCACCCGCAAGTCTTTGAAAATTCAACACAATAAATGGAGTTAAACATATTTGGTATTCAAAACCACTCGGTAATAcaattgaattagaaaaaactattccactgaattttttttcaaagttcccATTATCTACCAACTAATTAACAGtagatattttcaataattcatcAAATTACGTTTTTTTTCTCCCAACAGTGTCCCACAACCCCTACAATCCGGGCGCGGATATGCCGATGCCCTCAGCCAAGGAGCAAACGCTGATGTGGATGGATTCCGGTATCCACTCGGGGGCGATGACCCAGGTGCCGTCGCTGAGCGGCAAGGACGACGACATGGAGGACGACCCGTTGATGTTCGACATGGACCAGGGCTTCCCGCAGAACTTCACCCAGGATCAGGTGGACGATATGAACCAGCAGCTGAGCCAGACACGATCGCAGCGTGTCCGGGCGGCCATGTTCCCCGAAACGCTGGAGGAGGGTATCGAAATTCCGTCGACCCAATTCGATCCCCAGCAGCCGACGGCCGTTCAGCGCCTGACTGAACCGTCCCAAATGCTCAAACATGCCGTGGTTAATCTGATCAACTACCAGGACGATGCGGATCTGGCCACACGGGCCATCCCCGAGTTGATCAAGCTGCTGAACGATGAGGATCAGGTCGTTGTATCCCAGGCCGCTATGATGGTTCACCAGTTGTCGAAGAAGGAAGCTTCTCGTCATGCTATCATGAACAGTCCACAGATGGTCGCTGCCTTGGTGCGTGCTTTATCGCAGAGCAATGATCTGGAAACTACCAAGGGAGCCGTAGGAACCTTGCACAATTTGTCACACCATCGTCAAGGTTTGCTGGCCATCTTCAAATCTGGTGGAATTCCAGCATTGGTCAAGCTCCTGTCATCTCCAGTTGAATCGGTGTTGTTCTACGCCATCACAACACTTCACAATCTGCTACTCCATCAGGATGGCAGCAAGATGGCTGTTCGTCTGGCCGGAGGTCTCCAGAAAATGGTAGCCTTACTGCAGCGTAACAACGTTAAATTCCTGGCCATCGTCACTGATTGTTTGCAAATTCTGGCATACGGAAATCAAGAGAGTAAACTTATTATCTTAGCTTCCACCGGACCCAGCGAACTGGTCCGCATTATGCGTTCATATGACTACGAGAAGCTACTCTGGACAACTTCCCGGGTGCTAAAGGTTCTGTCCGTCTGCTCCAGCAACAAGCCAGCCATCGTCGAAGCCGGTGGTATGCAAGCCTTGGCCATGCATCTGGGTAACCCGTCTCAACGCTTGGTCCAAAACTGTCTCTGGACCCTGCGGAACCTCTCAGATGCTGCCACCAAGGTCGACGGTCTGGAAACACTGCTTTCCGGTTTGGTAACCGTGCTCGGATCGTCGGATGTGAACGTCGTCACCTGTGCTGCCGGCATTCTTTCCAATCTGACATGCAACAACCAACGCAACAAGGTTACCGTGTGCCAGGTGGGAGGCGTCGAAGCCCTCGTCGGTACCATCATCAACGCCGGAGATCGTGAGGAAATCACCGAACCGGCCGTTTGTGCCCTGCGCCATCTCACGTCGCGCCATCCGGAGTCGGAATCGGCCCAGAACATCGTTCGCAACGGGTACGGTCTGCCGGTGATCGTGAAGCTACTTAATCCGCCATCACGCTGGCCGTTGATCAAGGCGGTCATCGGGCTGATCCGCAACCTGGCCCTGTGCCCATCGAATGCGGCTCCGTTACGCGAGAACGGTGCCATCCACATGCTGGTGCGTTTGCTGTTCAAGGCGTTCCAGGATACGCAGCGGGTAAGTGTACGAAAAATTCTTCATATAAATTTATATCTATCAAAAGTAGCCTATACATTTTATGCTGATTTGTCCGAATTCAAtacagaaaaaatagaaattcgctATTATAGTAAAAGGTTACCGGTCTTCTCGAAGGCTTCTTAAAGCTCTGAAAAAAGACTTTTTATGAGATCAGGACTTTTCAGATGATT is a window encoding:
- the LOC129740382 gene encoding armadillo segment polarity protein isoform X2; translated protein: MPMPSAKEQTLMWMDSGIHSGAMTQVPSLSGKDDDMEDDPLMFDMDQGFPQNFTQDQVDDMNQQLSQTRSQRVRAAMFPETLEEGIEIPSTQFDPQQPTAVQRLTEPSQMLKHAVVNLINYQDDADLATRAIPELIKLLNDEDQVVVSQAAMMVHQLSKKEASRHAIMNSPQMVAALVRALSQSNDLETTKGAVGTLHNLSHHRQGLLAIFKSGGIPALVKLLSSPVESVLFYAITTLHNLLLHQDGSKMAVRLAGGLQKMVALLQRNNVKFLAIVTDCLQILAYGNQESKLIILASTGPSELVRIMRSYDYEKLLWTTSRVLKVLSVCSSNKPAIVEAGGMQALAMHLGNPSQRLVQNCLWTLRNLSDAATKVDGLETLLSGLVTVLGSSDVNVVTCAAGILSNLTCNNQRNKVTVCQVGGVEALVGTIINAGDREEITEPAVCALRHLTSRHPESESAQNIVRNGYGLPVIVKLLNPPSRWPLIKAVIGLIRNLALCPSNAAPLRENGAIHMLVRLLFKAFQDTQRVSQRSSVATNGSQPPGAYADGVRMEEIVEGTVGALHILSKEELNRQLIRQQSVIPIFVQLLFYNDIENIQRVAAGVLCELAVDKEVAELIEAEGATAPLTELLNSANEGVATYAAAVLFKMSEDKSMDYKKRFSSELTTLPVFRDDSMWNNGELGMGPDLQDILSPDQAYEGLYGQGPPSVHSSHGGRAFQQAKPA
- the LOC129740382 gene encoding armadillo segment polarity protein isoform X1 — encoded protein: MPMPSAKEQTLMWMDSGIHSGAMTQVPSLSGKDDDMEDDPLMFDMDQGFPQNFTQDQVDDMNQQLSQTRSQRVRAAMFPETLEEGIEIPSTQFDPQQPTAVQRLTEPSQMLKHAVVNLINYQDDADLATRAIPELIKLLNDEDQVVVSQAAMMVHQLSKKEASRHAIMNSPQMVAALVRALSQSNDLETTKGAVGTLHNLSHHRQGLLAIFKSGGIPALVKLLSSPVESVLFYAITTLHNLLLHQDGSKMAVRLAGGLQKMVALLQRNNVKFLAIVTDCLQILAYGNQESKLIILASTGPSELVRIMRSYDYEKLLWTTSRVLKVLSVCSSNKPAIVEAGGMQALAMHLGNPSQRLVQNCLWTLRNLSDAATKVDGLETLLSGLVTVLGSSDVNVVTCAAGILSNLTCNNQRNKVTVCQVGGVEALVGTIINAGDREEITEPAVCALRHLTSRHPESESAQNIVRNGYGLPVIVKLLNPPSRWPLIKAVIGLIRNLALCPSNAAPLRENGAIHMLVRLLFKAFQDTQRVSQRSSVATNGSQPPGAYADGVRMEEIVEGTVGALHILSKEELNRQLIRQQSVIPIFVQLLFYNDIENIQRVAAGVLCELAVDKEVAELIEAEGATAPLTELLNSANEGVATYAAAVLFKMSEDKSMDYKKRFSSELTTLPVFRDDSMWNNGELGMGPDLQDILSPDQAYEGLYGQGPPSVHSSHGGRAFQQGYDTLPIDSMQGLEIGGNTGTGGPPSVAQPTSPYPMDVGEMDASELTFDVMPSPPQDNNQVAAWYDTDL
- the LOC129740382 gene encoding armadillo segment polarity protein isoform X3, translated to MPMPSAKEQTLMWMDSGIHSGAMTQVPSLSGKDDDMEDDPLMFDMDQGFPQNFTQDQVDDMNQQLSQTRSQRVRAAMFPETLEEGIEIPSTQFDPQQPTAVQRLTEPSQMLKHAVVNLINYQDDADLATRAIPELIKLLNDEDQVVVSQAAMMVHQLSKKEASRHAIMNSPQMVAALVRALSQSNDLETTKGAVGTLHNLSHHRQGLLAIFKSGGIPALVKLLSSPVESVLFYAITTLHNLLLHQDGSKMAVRLAGGLQKMVALLQRNNVKFLAIVTDCLQILAYGNQESKLIILASTGPSELVRIMRSYDYEKLLWTTSRVLKVLSVCSSNKPAIVEAGGMQALAMHLGNPSQRLVQNCLWTLRNLSDAATKVDGLETLLSGLVTVLGSSDVNVVTCAAGILSNLTCNNQRNKVTVCQVGGVEALVGTIINAGDREEITEPAVCALRHLTSRHPESESAQNIVRNGYGLPVIVKLLNPPSRWPLIKAVIGLIRNLALCPSNAAPLRENGAIHMLVRLLFKAFQDTQRVSQRSSVATNGSQPPGAYADGVRMEEIVEGTVGALHILSKEELNRQLIRQQSVIPIFVQLLFYNDIENIQRVAAGVLCELAVDKEVAELIEAEGATAPLTELLNSANEGVATYAAAVLFKMSEDKSMDYKKRFSSELTTLPVFRDDSMWNNGELGMGPDLQLNQPNIYHH